GGTTGAGCACCTGAAAAAGCATTTCAAACTTCCTGTATGCCTTTTCAATGATACAAAGGCTACTACCATTGGTGAGCACCGGTTTGGATTTGCCGTTGAGAAAACGCAGGTACTGACCATTAACATTGACTGGGGCGTCGGACTCGGTATTATCATTAATGGAGAGGTTTTTAACGGCGCTTCGGGTTTTGCTGGGGAGCTTGGTCACATTCAGGTAAAACCTGACGGACTGCTCTGTCATTGTGGAAAAATAGGCTGTCTCGACACCATTACTTCCGCCCTGGCCCTGATCCGTCAGGCAAAAGAAGGTATCAGCAGCGGCAGGGCCACTATCCTTACCCAGATCGTTAACAATAATCTCGACTTGCTGGATACCTCGCACATCATTGAAGCGGTACATGCTGGCGACGAATTTTCGATAGATCTTTTGAGTACTGTGGGTACCGAGCTGGGAAAAGGGCTGGCAACGGCAGTACACTTGTTCAACCCCGAAGTGATCATTGTAGGTGGCTTACTGGCCGAAGCAGGGCCATTTATTTCCAATCCGATCGAACAGGCTATCAACAAATACTGTTTGTCAGATTTCAAAAATCCGCTCTCGATCCACATTTCGAAGCTGGGCGCAAAAGCGAGACTTTTGGGCACCCAGGTTCACTTATTTGAACACCTTATCGGTAAAGAATTCTCCTGACATTTCACATTGGGTTAGTGCCGCCATTTACAAAGCGACATTAGCCCAATGTTTCTTTCACTTTGTCCATAATGGTGTCGGTTGCACCAATTCCCGAAAGCACATATTGTTCGTTTACCTTTCCGGCACCCATTCTATCGCCAGGGTTCTCAATCCATTGATTGATAGTACTTCTTGCTGAATCCGAGTCTGCGACCGCTATGGCACCGCCTTTCTCTTTCAGATCCACGGCTTCCTGAAACCGGTGGTACCCTTTATTGCCAAAAATAATCGGTAATCCGAATGTAGCCGCTTCGAGAATGTTATGAAGACCTGCACCAAATGAACCTCCAATGTAGGCCATGTCACCATACCTGTACAGCGATGACAGCATACCGATATTATCAATAATCAGATAGTCAAATTGCTCGGTATCAGCTGTTTTGTCTAACTCAGAGTACAGCAATGATTTCCCTTCCAGACTGTTTCGCCAGCCTGAAATCTCGTCTTTTTTGATTTCATGCGGCGCGATGATCGCTTTCAGTTTACCTTTTGAACCATTAAGAACCGGGATCAAAACCTGCATATCTGCCGCCCAGACCGAGCCTGCCACCATGCAAATTTTTTCATTCCTGAAAAGTGCGATTTCCGGCAGATCACGGGCATTATCTGCAATGGTTTTAACACGGTCAAACCTTGTGTCCCCGGCAATGCTGCATGACATAATTCCCGCTCCGTGAAGCAATTCAATGGACTGCGCATTTTGCACAAAAATATGATTGAAACTTTCAAGCATTCTTCTGAAAAACCCTCCGTAAGATTTGAAAAATACTTGCCCTGGCCGGAATATGGAAGAAAAAGACAGAATATAACTCCCGTTTTTTTTGAGCTCAATCAGGTAATTAAACCAGAATTCGTATTTGATAAAAAAGACGATACGCGGATTGACAATTTCCACAAAACGCTTTGCATTCGATAATGTATCAAAGGGTAAGTAACAGATATAATCCGCGCCGCTGTAACTTTTACGGATCTCGTAACCGGACGGAGAGAAGAATGTTAGCAGAATAAAATGACCCGGATACTGGTTTCGATAAGCCTCCATCACTGGCCTGCCCTGCTCAAATTCGCCCAGAGATGCTGCGTGGAACCATACGACCGGCCTGCCAGCTGCCAGGCTTTGAAACGACTTTTCCATCTCATCGATGAGCCCTTTCCTCCCGGTCACGCCAAGCTTTATTTTCCGGTTAAAAGGTGCAACAAATTGGATTAAAAATGCGAACAGATTTATTGTAAATTGATAAGCGATTTCGGCCAAAGGATTCTGATTAAAAGGATATTATGGAAAAATTTATTTGTAAAAACCGCACAGGTCCGCAGTCTTTGGCAGGCTTTTTTACTTCTTTTTTCGTTTAAAGAACATAAATGTACAAAAAACCGTTAAAGTGGTGTCGGTATACAGCTGCTTACGCTATTATTTTGTACTTTCACTGTTCATACGACACATACATAGTCACAGAGAATTTATTTATAATATGATGCGTGTAAAACTTTTACTTTCAGTATCTATTCTGTTTGCACTATCGACAGATATATACGCTCAACGCCGGACGACGAAGACTGAGGACAGTGAGGAGAGCTATAAATCATTCACTTCTGTGGGTATTACCACAAATACTAACTCAGGAATCCTGGGAGGCGCTGTATTTCGTCAGTCATCAGCCATTTCTTCCAAGCTGTTCGGTAAAAATCAATACAGATATCTGGCACTGGAACTGGTGAATGTAAAACACCCTAAAGAACTTTCTACCCAGGATTTTGTAACAGGCGCCAGGCTTGTTTACGGAAAGCAGAATTACCTGTTTGTTCTCAGACCAGAATATGGCCGGGAGCTGACATTATTCAACAGACATGAAGATGAAGGTATATCCATCAGCGCGATTGTAGCAGCGGGTCCTTCACTCGGCCTTGAAAAGCCGTATATGGTTCAATTTCAGACTTCCGACGGCCGCGTGGTGACAGAACCTTTTGACCCTGTAAAACACGCCGGAAGTTCTCAAACAACGGGAATAGTAGGCGCAGGAAGCTTTTTTCAGGGTTTTGGACAAACGAAAATCGTTCCGGGGCTTCACGTAAAAACAGCGATGAGTTTTGAACTAAGCGCATTCAGGGAAAATGTGACAGGTGTG
The genomic region above belongs to Dyadobacter pollutisoli and contains:
- a CDS encoding ROK family transcriptional regulator — translated: MDLVVEEPNSVIDIRKNRIRSNLLLHLYQSGDTSINKMARLFHASIPSATGIVNELMREGWITETGTGPARAGRPPVLYGLNAKKYLTLIMDVNRHDTQLVIFDLHNQLILRRKVDIRLDDSATFLEQLFQSTDDFLKSNNISHSKLWGIGVSMPGLINSSQGINLTYLNLTPPGVPLVEHLKKHFKLPVCLFNDTKATTIGEHRFGFAVEKTQVLTINIDWGVGLGIIINGEVFNGASGFAGELGHIQVKPDGLLCHCGKIGCLDTITSALALIRQAKEGISSGRATILTQIVNNNLDLLDTSHIIEAVHAGDEFSIDLLSTVGTELGKGLATAVHLFNPEVIIVGGLLAEAGPFISNPIEQAINKYCLSDFKNPLSIHISKLGAKARLLGTQVHLFEHLIGKEFS
- a CDS encoding 3-deoxy-D-manno-octulosonic acid transferase, whose product is MTGRKGLIDEMEKSFQSLAAGRPVVWFHAASLGEFEQGRPVMEAYRNQYPGHFILLTFFSPSGYEIRKSYSGADYICYLPFDTLSNAKRFVEIVNPRIVFFIKYEFWFNYLIELKKNGSYILSFSSIFRPGQVFFKSYGGFFRRMLESFNHIFVQNAQSIELLHGAGIMSCSIAGDTRFDRVKTIADNARDLPEIALFRNEKICMVAGSVWAADMQVLIPVLNGSKGKLKAIIAPHEIKKDEISGWRNSLEGKSLLYSELDKTADTEQFDYLIIDNIGMLSSLYRYGDMAYIGGSFGAGLHNILEAATFGLPIIFGNKGYHRFQEAVDLKEKGGAIAVADSDSARSTINQWIENPGDRMGAGKVNEQYVLSGIGATDTIMDKVKETLG